From Triticum aestivum cultivar Chinese Spring chromosome 4A, IWGSC CS RefSeq v2.1, whole genome shotgun sequence, a single genomic window includes:
- the LOC123081760 gene encoding small heat shock protein, chloroplastic-like, whose protein sequence is MAAANAPFAIVSRLSPAARLPIRAWRAARPAPLSTGGRTRPLSVASAAQENRDNSVDVHVSRQDGGNQQGNAVQRRPRHAGFDISPFGLVDPMSPMRTMRQMLDTMDRLFDDAVGFPTARRSPAAASETPRMPWDIMEDDKEVKMRFDMPGLSREEVKVMVEGDALVIRGEHKEEAGEGQGEGGDGWWKERSVSSYDMRLALPDECDKSQVRAELKNGVLLVSVPKRETERKVIDVQVQ, encoded by the exons ATGGCTGCCGCGAACGCCCCCTTCGCTATAGTCAGCCGCCTTTCCCCGGCCGCGCGCCTGCCGATCCGTGCCTGGAGGGCCGCGAGGCCAGCGCCGCTCTCGACCGGCGGGAGAACCCGCCCGCTCTCCGTGGCCTCTGCGGCGCAGGAGAACAGGGACAACTCCGTCGACGTCCATGTCAGCAGGCAGGACGGCGGCAACCAGCAGGGCAATGCAGTCCAGCGTCGCCCGCGCCACGCTGGCTTCGACATCTCCCCGTTCG GGCTGGTGGACCCGATGTCGCCGATGAGGACGATGCGGCAGATGCTGGACACGATGGACCGGCTGTTCGACGACGCCGTGGGGTTCCCCACGGCGCGGCGCTCGCCAGCGGCGGCGAGCGAGACGCCGCGGATGCCGTGGGACATCATGGAGGACGACAAGGAGGTGAAGATGCGGTTCGACATGCCCGGGCTGTCGCGGGAGGAGGTGAAGGTGATGGTGGAGGGCGACGCGCTCGTCATCCGCGGCGAGCACAAGGAGGAGGCCGGCGAAGGGCAGGGCGAAGGCGGCGACGGGTGGTGGAAGGAGCGCAGCGTGAGCTCCTACGACATGCGCCTGGCTCTGCCGGACGAGTGCGACAAGAGCCAGGTGCGGGCCGAGCTCAAGAACGGCGTGCTGCTCGTGTCCGTGCCCAAGAGGGAGACCGAGCGCAAGGTCATCGACGTGCAGGTCCAGTGA